A region from the Nitrospirota bacterium genome encodes:
- the hisD gene encoding histidinol dehydrogenase produces the protein MRILKNRKEIDAFLAVLGKRATGASPEVEETVKRVLTDVKRNGDRAVGRYTRMFDRHSLPMRVTPAEIRKLSKQAERRVVQALERSAERIRDFHEKQRERSWSFRKEGALLGQLIRPIARAGVYVPGGKASYPSTVLMNVIPAQVAGVEEIALCVPTPGGEANPYVMAAIELLGVREVYRVGGAQAVGAMAYGTPTIKKVDKIVGPGNIYVAMAKKRVFGEVDIDMIAGPSEILIIADESAPPAFIAADMLSQAEHDELASSILVTDSKALVDKVVPELERQLKALARKEIARKSMRRFGAVILTRTIREAIALANEIAPEHLEIMTRNAGRDVEGITNAGAAFLGPWTPEPLGDYSAGPNHTLPTGGTSRFSSPLGTYDFIKRTSLLQFSRKGFMQLADTVESIADKEGLEAHANTIRIRKR, from the coding sequence ATGAGAATTCTGAAAAACAGAAAAGAGATCGACGCCTTTCTCGCGGTGCTCGGAAAGAGGGCGACAGGGGCCAGCCCGGAAGTAGAGGAGACCGTAAAGCGGGTGCTCACCGATGTAAAAAGGAACGGCGACCGGGCGGTTGGGCGCTATACCAGGATGTTCGACAGGCATTCCCTCCCGATGAGAGTAACTCCTGCCGAGATCAGGAAGCTCTCGAAGCAGGCGGAGCGAAGGGTGGTGCAGGCGCTCGAGCGCTCGGCGGAACGGATCAGGGATTTCCACGAGAAGCAGCGGGAGCGGTCGTGGTCCTTCAGGAAAGAAGGAGCTCTTTTGGGGCAGCTCATCAGGCCGATAGCGCGAGCCGGCGTGTACGTGCCGGGCGGCAAGGCCTCCTATCCGTCGACGGTGCTCATGAATGTCATCCCCGCCCAGGTCGCGGGAGTGGAGGAGATCGCGCTCTGCGTCCCTACGCCGGGTGGCGAGGCGAACCCCTATGTCATGGCTGCGATCGAGCTCCTGGGGGTGCGCGAGGTATACCGGGTCGGAGGCGCCCAGGCCGTCGGCGCCATGGCGTACGGCACCCCGACCATAAAAAAGGTCGATAAAATCGTCGGTCCGGGCAATATCTACGTGGCGATGGCGAAGAAGAGGGTCTTCGGCGAAGTGGACATCGACATGATCGCCGGGCCGAGCGAGATCCTGATCATCGCCGACGAGAGCGCGCCCCCTGCATTCATCGCCGCCGACATGCTGAGCCAGGCGGAGCATGATGAGCTCGCATCGAGTATTCTCGTCACCGATTCGAAGGCACTTGTCGATAAAGTCGTGCCCGAGCTCGAACGGCAGCTGAAGGCGCTCGCGCGGAAAGAGATCGCCCGGAAGTCGATGAGGAGATTCGGCGCCGTTATCCTCACCCGGACGATCAGAGAGGCGATCGCCCTCGCCAACGAGATCGCCCCCGAACACCTCGAAATCATGACGCGCAACGCGGGGCGTGATGTCGAAGGGATCACGAATGCCGGCGCCGCCTTCCTCGGCCCCTGGACTCCCGAACCGCTCGGCGATTATTCCGCAGGCCCCAATCACACCCTCCCCACCGGCGGCACCTCACGGTTTTCGTCGCCCCTGGGGACCTATGATTTCATCAAGAGAACGAGCCTCCTGCAGTTCAGCCGCAAGGGATTCATGCAGTTGGCTGACACCGTTGAATCGATTGCAGATAAAGAGGGGCTCGAAGCGCACGCCAATACGATACGGATAAGGAAGCGCTGA
- a CDS encoding diguanylate cyclase: MAGTKRILIVWHDEGQAISIGDRLMREGLEPELAGSYAEALMLLSAKEYDAVLTEHYPPRIDSAKLLGYGRNSGRDIPLIVVVPMDVEEIASFFKKGAFDVVRKDSAMSFLDKLPFSIRKAIEEEQLKEQTRTAEARLTRERLISEATLQSVINGVVFINSQGTIEKINRTLEALLGKELVKLGANVCELPEDHLIRRLFMKPLESGACWEVKECARRECPAFGRKDCLCWFIKEACSICSGPVATADRYRLLLQCAFYKKAQERYYTAPVELDYGGRFLNVYRRNVLDEQGALIGEIFDFVDMTSEKDFREQLRVLSITDALTGLHNRRYITQRVVEEFHESRRYLHDMSLMIVDIDDFKHINDTYGHPVGDEVLRQVAAVLERERRKSDVVGRYGGEEFVIIMPQTNEQEAAVMAERLRKKIEDHFFIVNTERISFTISIGVSALSETMEDIDDLLKAADKALYTAKARGKNRIVVL; this comes from the coding sequence GAACGAAGAGAATTCTCATTGTCTGGCATGACGAGGGGCAGGCGATCAGCATAGGCGATCGTCTCATGCGAGAGGGGCTCGAGCCCGAGCTGGCCGGGTCGTACGCGGAAGCCCTCATGCTCCTCTCCGCCAAGGAGTACGATGCGGTGCTCACCGAGCATTATCCTCCCCGCATCGACAGTGCAAAGCTCCTCGGTTACGGCAGGAACTCCGGACGGGATATCCCCCTTATCGTTGTCGTCCCCATGGATGTCGAGGAGATCGCCTCCTTCTTCAAAAAGGGCGCTTTCGACGTGGTCAGGAAAGACAGCGCGATGTCGTTCCTGGACAAGCTGCCCTTCAGCATAAGGAAGGCGATCGAGGAAGAGCAGCTTAAGGAGCAGACGCGGACTGCCGAAGCGCGGCTCACCCGTGAGCGGCTCATCTCGGAGGCGACACTCCAGAGCGTCATCAACGGCGTAGTATTCATCAACAGCCAGGGGACCATCGAAAAGATAAACAGGACGCTCGAGGCGCTGCTGGGAAAGGAGCTCGTGAAGCTGGGAGCGAATGTGTGCGAGCTCCCTGAAGACCACCTGATCCGGCGGCTTTTCATGAAGCCCCTCGAGTCGGGCGCCTGCTGGGAGGTCAAGGAGTGCGCCAGGCGGGAATGCCCCGCCTTCGGCAGGAAGGACTGCCTCTGCTGGTTTATCAAGGAGGCATGCTCTATCTGCAGCGGCCCTGTCGCCACCGCGGACCGCTACCGTCTCCTGCTCCAGTGCGCCTTTTATAAGAAAGCCCAGGAGCGGTATTACACGGCGCCGGTTGAGCTCGATTACGGGGGAAGATTCCTCAATGTCTACCGAAGGAACGTCCTCGATGAGCAGGGGGCGCTTATCGGCGAGATCTTCGACTTTGTCGATATGACCTCTGAAAAGGACTTCCGGGAGCAGCTCAGGGTCCTCTCGATAACGGATGCTCTGACCGGGCTGCACAACCGGCGGTACATAACGCAAAGGGTGGTCGAGGAGTTCCACGAGAGCAGGCGGTACCTGCATGATATGTCGCTCATGATCGTCGATATCGACGACTTCAAACACATCAACGACACCTACGGCCATCCCGTCGGCGACGAGGTGCTCAGGCAGGTGGCCGCTGTCCTTGAACGGGAGAGGCGGAAATCGGACGTGGTCGGCAGGTACGGAGGAGAGGAGTTCGTCATTATCATGCCCCAGACGAACGAGCAGGAGGCCGCGGTCATGGCTGAACGGCTGAGGAAGAAGATCGAGGACCACTTCTTCATCGTGAATACCGAGCGGATCTCTTTCACGATAAGCATCGGCGTATCCGCTCTCTCGGAAACGATGGAAGATATCGACGACCTCCTGAAGGCAGCGGACAAAGCGCTCTATACCGCAAAAGCCAGGGGTAAAAACAGGATCGTGGTGCTATAA